The proteins below come from a single bacterium BMS3Abin14 genomic window:
- the gpgP gene encoding glucosyl-3-phosphoglycerate/mannosyl-3-phosphoglycerate phosphatase yields MTFVVFTDLDGTLLDHRTYGFRMALPALDMLLRRNVPVVPVTSKTSDEVRWWMGILGLKGPFAYENGSGIIIPEGYFPGKIKGASGQKGGLRISTGREIGDVRNALRNIAVELGLSIRAYGDMSSDEITAATGLQGKELENSKRREFDEPFLVNGDYDHDDFVNAAAARGMTAVRGGRFHHLLGDCDKGKAVRFLMDLFRRKDGNVISIGIGDSENDMGLFQSVDRPFLVQRPDGTYSSGIPEDEAERVAGPGPAGWRMAVEGFVSNAIN; encoded by the coding sequence GTGACGTTCGTCGTGTTCACAGATCTGGACGGCACACTCCTTGACCATCGCACCTACGGTTTCAGAATGGCCCTGCCTGCTCTTGACATGCTCCTCAGGAGAAATGTCCCTGTTGTGCCGGTCACCAGCAAGACCTCAGACGAGGTGCGTTGGTGGATGGGTATCCTCGGGCTCAAAGGACCCTTTGCCTACGAAAATGGCAGCGGAATCATCATCCCCGAAGGCTACTTCCCCGGAAAAATCAAGGGGGCTTCCGGTCAGAAGGGCGGGCTGAGGATTTCCACCGGCAGGGAGATCGGTGATGTGCGAAATGCCTTGAGGAATATTGCCGTTGAGCTTGGGTTGTCCATCCGGGCCTACGGTGACATGTCAAGCGACGAAATTACGGCGGCTACGGGCCTGCAGGGTAAGGAGTTGGAGAACAGCAAAAGGCGTGAATTCGACGAGCCATTCCTCGTAAATGGGGACTATGACCACGACGATTTCGTTAATGCCGCAGCGGCCAGGGGGATGACAGCTGTCCGCGGCGGTCGTTTTCACCATCTGCTCGGTGATTGTGACAAGGGTAAGGCTGTGCGTTTTCTGATGGATCTCTTCCGCAGGAAAGACGGAAATGTCATTTCCATTGGAATAGGTGACAGTGAAAATGACATGGGCCTTTTTCAATCTGTGGACCGGCCTTTTCTGGTTCAGCGTCCGGATGGGACCTACTCCTCCGGAATTCCGGAGGATGAGGCCGAGAGGGTCGCCGGCCCCGGTCCTGCGGGATGGCGGATGGCCGTAGAAGGGTTTGTCTCAAATGCAATCAATTGA
- the rnc gene encoding ribonuclease 3 — protein sequence MQSIESLLGYSFRDKRLLTQALTHSSAVSEGRSDGPDYQRLEFLGDAVLQLVVSQVLMSRYPQRSEGDLSFIRSEIVRKETVADRGEKIGILDHVITGASLASAENAAFRTLAAETVEALLGAVFLDGGWDAARGVTILVLGDLPNPGDGLKGAKSHLQEIIQSRFDGDVPTYTVEEVNRGVPENRFRAAVFHAKRLLGTGLGRSKKRAEESAAEKALRKLKKP from the coding sequence ATGCAATCAATTGAGTCCCTGCTGGGGTATAGCTTCCGGGACAAAAGGCTTCTGACCCAGGCCTTAACCCACTCCTCGGCCGTATCCGAGGGCAGGTCCGATGGCCCGGACTATCAGCGGTTGGAGTTCCTTGGTGACGCGGTCCTTCAGCTTGTCGTCTCCCAGGTTCTCATGTCTCGTTACCCACAGCGGAGTGAGGGGGACCTCAGCTTCATCAGGTCGGAAATTGTCAGGAAAGAGACCGTGGCCGACAGGGGTGAAAAGATAGGGATACTCGATCACGTAATAACGGGGGCAAGCCTCGCATCCGCCGAAAATGCAGCTTTCCGGACACTGGCGGCCGAGACCGTGGAAGCCCTCCTCGGGGCAGTTTTTCTGGACGGTGGTTGGGATGCCGCCAGGGGTGTGACCATTCTGGTCCTGGGGGACCTGCCGAATCCGGGGGATGGCCTGAAAGGGGCTAAATCCCATCTGCAGGAGATTATCCAGAGCCGTTTCGATGGAGATGTCCCCACCTACACGGTTGAGGAGGTAAACCGCGGAGTCCCGGAGAACAGGTTTCGGGCCGCGGTTTTCCATGCGAAAAGGCTTCTCGGCACGGGTTTAGGGAGGAGCAAGAAGAGGGCTGAGGAATCGGCGGCCGAAAAGGCCCTCAGAAAGTTGAAAAAGCCATGA
- the era gene encoding GTPase Era, with amino-acid sequence MSGAQALQQFSAGFFMVAAYKSGFVGILGRPNVGKSTLLNTLCGEKLAIISAKPQTTRNRILGVLHGSGFQVVFLDTPGMHEFGKALNRYMRRVIEGVVKDVDTVIYMVDATREQGREDALALDLIPAGTDKPVILVVNKMDQAGERKTGERVKLLEDAYPFSGIFPVSALKGTGVNHLREQIIEDLPEGVPYFPEDMVTDQPLDFRLAEIIREKLFDLTGQEVPYATAVVVEELSPRDDGLLEVSGMIFVERETQKGIIIGKGGRMIKDVGQAARLDMEEWLGRKIYLALRVKVKKRWTDREGLLRHLGYR; translated from the coding sequence TTGTCGGGAGCGCAAGCGCTGCAGCAGTTTTCCGCCGGGTTTTTCATGGTAGCCGCATATAAGTCGGGTTTTGTCGGTATCCTGGGCAGGCCGAATGTCGGGAAGTCTACCCTCCTCAACACCCTTTGCGGGGAGAAACTCGCCATCATATCGGCCAAGCCGCAGACAACCCGGAATCGCATCCTCGGGGTCCTGCACGGCTCCGGTTTCCAGGTCGTTTTTCTTGACACACCCGGGATGCATGAGTTCGGAAAAGCGCTGAACCGGTACATGCGCAGGGTTATCGAAGGTGTGGTAAAGGACGTGGACACCGTGATTTACATGGTGGATGCGACCCGTGAACAGGGCCGGGAGGATGCACTCGCGTTGGACCTGATCCCCGCAGGGACGGACAAACCGGTCATTCTGGTGGTCAACAAGATGGATCAGGCGGGGGAGAGAAAGACCGGAGAACGCGTCAAATTGCTGGAGGATGCCTATCCGTTCAGCGGCATTTTCCCCGTGAGCGCCCTGAAGGGCACAGGCGTAAACCACCTGCGAGAGCAAATCATTGAGGACCTGCCGGAGGGGGTCCCGTATTTTCCGGAGGATATGGTTACCGACCAGCCCCTGGACTTCAGGTTGGCGGAGATCATCAGGGAAAAACTGTTTGACCTGACCGGGCAGGAAGTTCCCTACGCCACGGCTGTTGTTGTAGAGGAGCTGTCACCCCGGGACGACGGTCTGCTCGAGGTTTCCGGTATGATCTTCGTCGAGAGGGAGACACAGAAGGGCATTATTATCGGCAAGGGCGGAAGGATGATCAAGGATGTAGGCCAGGCCGCTCGCCTTGACATGGAAGAATGGCTGGGCCGAAAAATATACCTGGCCCTGCGGGTCAAGGTCAAGAAGAGATGGACCGACAGGGAAGGGCTTCTAAGACATCTTGGTTACAGATAA
- a CDS encoding magnesium transporter MgtE, translated as MYISKIDTLIDSIRKLVRRGANQNVKKIIEKMHAADVAYIFRYLNDNEQSVIFGLIDDPETSSELLSQLDTPASANILTRIGAQGAAVLLKTMDPDDEVSVLEEVNEDVREEILSFMSTSHSERVEELFQYPEDSAGRIMNTNQFVLFEDVTVSDAIGDLQRKGADSTEMVFYLYVIDKRNHLVGVSSLRQLLLVPPETAIKSVMTQDVVSVKPETDQEEVARVVERYDLLAVPVVDHENKLLGIVTVDDVIDVIREEATEDILKMAGTGDEYLSRSIFRRARMRFPWLLAAFVGEGIGIQFMHFFHGTLEQIIALANFLPIILAMGGNIGSTSVTIVVRGLATGRLNVKELGKVILKELGVALILGGIYGVLLLALVYIQFGDISYLGFVVGSSLLISMLMAAAVGTLMPIILHLSGVDPAVATGPFVTSTIDSLGILVYLGMATLVLI; from the coding sequence ATGTATATCAGCAAGATCGATACCCTGATTGACAGCATCAGAAAACTCGTCAGGCGTGGAGCCAACCAGAACGTGAAGAAGATCATCGAGAAGATGCACGCCGCCGACGTGGCCTATATTTTCAGATACCTTAACGATAACGAACAGTCGGTGATCTTCGGCCTTATTGACGATCCCGAGACCTCATCCGAGCTCCTCAGCCAGCTGGATACGCCCGCGAGTGCCAATATCCTCACACGTATCGGGGCTCAAGGGGCTGCTGTCCTTCTCAAAACAATGGATCCTGACGATGAGGTGAGCGTTCTCGAGGAAGTGAACGAGGATGTCCGTGAAGAAATACTGAGCTTCATGTCCACCTCCCACAGCGAGAGGGTGGAGGAGCTGTTCCAATATCCTGAGGACAGCGCCGGGCGAATCATGAATACGAATCAGTTCGTGCTCTTTGAGGACGTGACTGTGTCTGATGCCATCGGAGATCTTCAGCGAAAGGGCGCCGACTCGACCGAGATGGTCTTTTATCTTTACGTGATCGATAAACGCAATCATCTTGTGGGGGTTTCCTCCCTGAGGCAATTGCTCCTTGTCCCTCCGGAAACCGCAATCAAGAGTGTGATGACGCAGGATGTGGTCAGTGTGAAGCCGGAGACCGACCAGGAGGAGGTTGCGAGAGTTGTTGAGCGGTACGATCTGCTGGCTGTCCCGGTGGTTGACCATGAGAACAAGCTCCTGGGGATCGTTACGGTCGACGATGTCATCGATGTTATCCGGGAGGAGGCCACCGAGGATATCCTGAAGATGGCGGGCACGGGTGATGAGTACCTGTCCAGGTCCATTTTCCGGCGTGCAAGAATGAGGTTCCCATGGCTACTGGCGGCTTTCGTAGGCGAGGGTATCGGTATCCAGTTCATGCACTTTTTCCACGGGACCCTTGAACAGATTATCGCTCTGGCCAACTTCCTCCCCATTATCCTGGCCATGGGGGGCAATATCGGCAGTACTTCCGTCACCATCGTTGTTCGCGGGCTTGCCACCGGCCGTCTGAATGTTAAAGAATTGGGAAAGGTTATTCTGAAGGAGTTGGGGGTTGCGCTGATTCTCGGTGGGATTTACGGAGTCCTGCTCCTGGCCCTTGTTTATATCCAGTTTGGCGATATCAGCTATCTCGGTTTTGTGGTTGGATCCAGCCTTCTGATCTCCATGCTCATGGCCGCTGCCGTCGGTACCCTGATGCCGATCATCCTGCACCTGTCCGGGGTTGATCCGGCGGTAGCCACCGGTCCTTTCGTCACCAGCACCATAGACAGTCTCGGAATTCTCGTTTATCTGGGAATGGCAACTCTGGTGCTGATATAG
- the recO gene encoding DNA repair protein RecO, producing MGNIHQTDAIVLSRTKVGEEDSILTFLTRDFGLLRAAAGGARSLKRGQTGRLDLFVLSNIRFYVSDKPEKLCRIRAIDVVEPYLGIREDFKRLCVASAMAELAAHCVQEGDPVPAVFELLSACLGLLGDGVAPMRVLLIFEMRFLKELGLAPELSRCLICGKEITGKSFISPPKGGLLHPECSSGGEDEELTSGDLATLRFIAGKSMSSIGRLSITDGSAGRICAELNRFSAHHLGFEAKALRVLLQNVP from the coding sequence ATGGGCAATATCCACCAGACAGATGCCATAGTGCTATCGCGGACCAAGGTCGGAGAGGAGGATAGCATCCTCACCTTTCTCACCAGGGATTTCGGACTGTTGAGGGCGGCTGCCGGTGGCGCAAGGAGCCTGAAAAGAGGGCAGACCGGGCGTCTGGACCTTTTCGTCCTCAGCAACATCCGGTTTTACGTTTCGGATAAACCGGAAAAACTGTGCCGAATCCGTGCGATTGATGTTGTGGAACCCTACCTGGGGATCAGGGAGGATTTTAAGCGGCTTTGTGTGGCTTCCGCCATGGCCGAACTGGCTGCACACTGTGTCCAGGAGGGCGACCCTGTTCCCGCCGTTTTTGAACTCCTGTCAGCCTGTCTGGGCCTGCTTGGCGACGGAGTGGCCCCTATGCGTGTGCTCCTCATCTTCGAGATGAGGTTTCTGAAGGAACTTGGACTGGCCCCTGAACTGTCCAGATGCCTGATCTGTGGAAAAGAGATTACGGGAAAGTCATTCATCAGCCCCCCAAAGGGCGGACTTCTTCACCCGGAATGCTCGTCTGGAGGAGAAGATGAGGAACTCACATCGGGGGATCTGGCAACCCTCCGCTTTATCGCCGGTAAATCAATGAGTTCCATCGGCAGGTTGTCCATAACGGATGGTTCGGCGGGTAGAATATGTGCGGAACTGAACCGTTTTTCGGCACACCATCTCGGGTTTGAGGCGAAAGCGCTCAGGGTCTTACTGCAGAACGTGCCATAA
- the glyQ gene encoding glycine--tRNA ligase alpha subunit has protein sequence MTEKKSYQQVVLDLERFWAEKGCVIQQPYDLEVGAGTLNPATLLRVLGPEPWNVAYVEPSRRPTDGRYGENPNRLQHYYQYQVILKPSPDNIQDLYLESLYALGIDPNRHDIRFVEDDWENPTVGAWGLGWEVWLDGMEITQFTYFQQAGGIDLKPVCSELTYGLERITMYLQGVDNVYNLIWTDGVTYGDVHHQGEVENSTYNFETADTAMLFNLFDMYEAESRRTLERGLVLPAYDYCLKCSHTFNLLDARGAISVTERTGFIHRVRNLCRAAAEAYVAQREAMGYPLMGKNLLPEQKGLE, from the coding sequence ATGACGGAGAAAAAATCGTACCAGCAGGTTGTCCTTGACCTTGAGCGGTTCTGGGCCGAAAAAGGCTGCGTTATTCAGCAGCCCTACGACCTGGAGGTGGGCGCGGGAACCCTTAATCCCGCCACGCTGCTGAGGGTCCTGGGCCCCGAACCATGGAACGTGGCATACGTTGAGCCCTCCAGGCGTCCAACGGACGGGCGGTACGGGGAAAATCCCAACCGGCTTCAGCATTACTATCAATATCAGGTTATCCTTAAACCATCACCCGACAACATCCAGGACCTCTATTTAGAGAGCCTTTATGCCCTCGGTATTGATCCCAACCGGCATGATATCCGGTTTGTTGAGGATGACTGGGAGAATCCGACGGTGGGGGCCTGGGGGCTCGGATGGGAAGTCTGGCTGGATGGGATGGAGATTACCCAGTTTACGTACTTTCAGCAGGCGGGAGGCATCGACCTGAAACCTGTGTGTTCTGAGCTCACCTACGGGCTTGAACGAATTACAATGTATCTGCAGGGTGTGGACAATGTGTACAATCTGATCTGGACAGACGGTGTGACTTACGGGGACGTCCATCACCAGGGGGAGGTGGAGAACTCCACCTACAACTTCGAAACAGCGGACACGGCCATGCTCTTTAATCTGTTTGACATGTACGAGGCCGAATCCCGGAGAACCCTCGAAAGGGGTTTGGTCCTGCCCGCCTACGACTACTGTTTGAAGTGTTCCCACACGTTCAACCTGCTGGATGCGCGAGGAGCCATCAGCGTAACTGAGAGGACAGGTTTTATTCACCGGGTGAGAAATCTCTGCCGGGCCGCCGCCGAGGCCTACGTCGCCCAGCGGGAGGCGATGGGATACCCCCTCATGGGGAAGAACCTTCTGCCGGAGCAAAAGGGACTGGAGTGA
- the glyS gene encoding glycine--tRNA ligase beta subunit, with the protein MNRELILEIGTEEIPAGYLPPAIEQLKKLVVKELAGQRLSHGDVAVYATPRRLALIVQGVSERQDANVKEVLGPARGVAFGDDGKPTRAAEGFARGQGVAVGDLKIIDTPRGEYVAAVKEETSAPAMEILPQMMSRMITSLHFPKYQRWGYGNLRFPRPIRWILCLLGTEIVPFELDGIVSGRKTRGHRFLSPGPFEVPNTGEYLKIIRNANVVLDQDERRKIIEAGVIKAAAGVNGVPIDAPELLDEVTFLVEYPVVLLGSFEEKYLSLPWEVLITSMGSHQRYFAVIDGKGNLQPNFITVSNTRTDDDTVVIKGNERVLRARLEDGMFFFQEDRKVPLEQRIEELKDVVFQEKLGTSFEKMERFSEIARTLAEAVAPDRVDEVLQVAYLCKGDLVTQMVGEFADLQGVMGKEYALLEGVGEEVAQGIVDHYLPKTSGGKTPGTVGGAVVSIADRLDTVCGCFGIGITPSGTADPYGLRRHALAIIAILMDQGWRVSISDMMVRSLDLLQGKIDIPSEEVTARLHEFFKGRLQNLFTGKGHRYDLVQAVLEEQWEDPVDAAARLEALGDFAQQAGFTDLMLSFKRVMNIIPADFRGSLNRDVLSEKAEKELLEAADSVGNQVKGMLAAGDYSGVLIALAALKAPVDGFFDGVMVMDKDPEVRENRLSILAAVSTLFERIADFRKVVTE; encoded by the coding sequence ATGAATCGTGAGCTGATTTTGGAGATAGGCACTGAGGAGATCCCTGCAGGCTACCTGCCGCCGGCAATCGAACAGCTCAAGAAGCTGGTAGTCAAGGAGCTGGCAGGACAGCGCCTTTCCCACGGAGATGTCGCTGTTTACGCGACGCCCAGGCGCCTTGCGTTGATAGTTCAGGGTGTATCCGAAAGGCAGGATGCAAACGTAAAGGAGGTCCTTGGACCGGCCCGGGGTGTGGCATTTGGTGATGACGGCAAGCCCACCAGGGCGGCGGAGGGGTTCGCCCGGGGTCAGGGAGTGGCGGTTGGGGATCTGAAGATCATTGATACACCCAGGGGCGAGTACGTCGCGGCCGTAAAGGAGGAGACCAGCGCACCTGCCATGGAGATCCTTCCCCAGATGATGTCGCGAATGATCACCTCTCTTCACTTTCCCAAATATCAGCGCTGGGGGTACGGGAATCTGAGATTTCCAAGACCCATCCGATGGATACTGTGTCTTTTAGGCACCGAGATTGTTCCCTTTGAACTTGACGGTATCGTTTCCGGACGGAAAACCAGAGGACACAGGTTCCTTTCTCCCGGACCTTTTGAGGTGCCGAATACGGGCGAATACCTGAAGATCATCAGGAATGCCAATGTCGTCCTGGATCAGGACGAGCGACGGAAGATCATCGAGGCCGGGGTCATCAAAGCCGCGGCCGGTGTCAACGGCGTCCCCATCGACGCCCCTGAACTGCTGGATGAGGTGACCTTTCTTGTTGAGTATCCAGTAGTGCTGCTCGGATCCTTTGAGGAAAAGTATCTTTCCCTGCCGTGGGAGGTCCTGATCACCTCCATGGGATCCCACCAGCGGTATTTTGCCGTAATCGACGGCAAGGGAAACCTTCAGCCCAACTTTATTACAGTCAGCAATACCAGGACGGACGATGACACCGTGGTCATCAAGGGCAATGAGCGTGTGCTTCGGGCGAGACTGGAGGACGGCATGTTCTTCTTCCAGGAGGACAGGAAAGTTCCGTTGGAGCAGAGGATCGAGGAGCTCAAGGACGTCGTCTTCCAGGAGAAGCTCGGGACCTCTTTTGAGAAGATGGAGAGGTTCTCGGAAATCGCCCGGACCCTCGCGGAGGCTGTGGCGCCCGATCGGGTGGATGAGGTCCTCCAGGTTGCCTATTTGTGCAAAGGGGATCTTGTGACCCAGATGGTGGGTGAGTTTGCGGACCTTCAGGGGGTTATGGGAAAGGAATACGCCCTGCTCGAAGGCGTCGGGGAAGAGGTCGCGCAGGGTATTGTCGATCACTACCTGCCAAAGACCTCCGGGGGAAAGACGCCCGGAACTGTCGGCGGGGCGGTGGTCAGTATTGCGGACAGGCTCGATACCGTTTGCGGATGTTTCGGCATCGGGATCACACCCTCTGGGACAGCCGATCCCTACGGTCTCAGGCGCCATGCCCTTGCCATTATCGCCATCCTAATGGACCAGGGTTGGAGGGTCTCCATATCCGACATGATGGTCCGTTCCCTGGATCTTCTCCAGGGAAAGATAGATATTCCGTCAGAGGAAGTCACGGCCAGGCTGCATGAGTTCTTCAAGGGGCGGCTGCAGAACCTTTTCACCGGAAAAGGCCATCGTTACGATCTGGTGCAGGCTGTTCTCGAGGAGCAGTGGGAGGATCCCGTTGATGCCGCCGCGCGACTGGAGGCGCTTGGAGATTTCGCACAGCAGGCTGGATTCACCGATCTGATGTTGTCCTTCAAACGGGTTATGAATATCATCCCGGCTGATTTCCGGGGATCCTTGAACCGGGACGTTCTGTCCGAAAAAGCGGAAAAAGAGCTGCTTGAGGCTGCCGATTCCGTCGGGAACCAGGTGAAAGGCATGCTGGCTGCGGGAGACTATAGTGGCGTTCTTATTGCCCTGGCCGCACTCAAGGCGCCGGTTGACGGTTTTTTCGACGGAGTCATGGTCATGGACAAGGACCCGGAGGTCAGGGAAAATCGACTCTCCATCCTTGCAGCAGTTTCCACACTTTTCGAACGGATAGCCGACTTCAGAAAGGTTGTTACTGAATAG
- the wbpA gene encoding UDP-N-acetyl-D-glucosamine 6-dehydrogenase yields MSNLAELKKKIETRTAVCAVIGLGYVGLPLAVELALAGFNVVGIDNDPSKAARVLEGESYIPDVPSDVLKKVTESGAFSATVDFSVLSDCDTVNICVPTPLNKTRDPDISFIVDSLEGIKPHVHSGMMIILESTTYPGTTDEIVVPAVTGTDLKLGKDIFVAFSPERVDPGNPTFNTRNIPKVVGGATSKCTEVAVLFYRQFLEKVFPVSTTAVAEMVKIHENTFRSVNIGLVNELALMCDRLEIDVWEVIEGASTKPFGFLPFYPGPGLGGHCIPIDPYYLSWKARSVGFEARFIELAGQVNSFMPTHVVSRAVDALNDVGKALKGARIVILGVAYKKNIDDLRESPALDIMNRLSDKGVQLSFSDPYIPTLDIGERSFTAVEATPDLLQMADLVIIVTDHDLFNYDMIVSNAPLILDTRNALKGKNGPKIWRI; encoded by the coding sequence ATGTCGAATCTAGCTGAGCTGAAAAAAAAGATTGAAACCCGAACCGCGGTGTGTGCGGTAATCGGCCTGGGATATGTGGGCCTTCCCCTGGCCGTGGAACTTGCACTTGCCGGTTTCAATGTTGTCGGGATAGACAACGACCCATCCAAAGCCGCCCGCGTCCTGGAAGGGGAGTCGTACATACCGGACGTGCCCTCCGATGTCCTTAAAAAGGTCACTGAATCAGGCGCCTTTTCCGCAACCGTCGATTTTTCCGTCCTCTCGGATTGCGACACCGTCAACATCTGTGTGCCGACTCCCTTGAACAAGACCAGGGATCCGGATATCTCCTTTATTGTCGACAGCCTCGAGGGGATAAAACCTCATGTTCACTCGGGGATGATGATAATTCTGGAAAGTACCACCTACCCCGGGACCACCGATGAGATCGTTGTGCCTGCCGTTACGGGGACAGACCTGAAGTTGGGGAAGGACATCTTTGTCGCATTCTCACCGGAAAGGGTGGATCCGGGGAACCCGACATTCAATACCAGGAACATCCCTAAGGTGGTAGGCGGCGCAACCTCCAAATGTACTGAAGTCGCGGTCCTCTTTTACAGGCAGTTTCTGGAAAAGGTCTTTCCTGTGAGCACCACGGCCGTCGCCGAGATGGTGAAAATCCACGAGAATACCTTCAGAAGTGTTAATATCGGTCTGGTCAACGAACTGGCCCTCATGTGCGACCGGCTGGAAATCGATGTCTGGGAGGTCATCGAAGGCGCTTCAACCAAACCTTTCGGGTTCCTTCCGTTCTATCCCGGCCCCGGCCTCGGGGGACACTGCATACCTATCGACCCCTATTACCTCTCCTGGAAGGCCCGTTCGGTAGGTTTCGAGGCCAGATTTATCGAACTGGCAGGGCAAGTCAACAGTTTCATGCCCACCCACGTGGTTTCCAGAGCGGTTGACGCCCTTAACGATGTCGGCAAAGCGTTAAAAGGCGCCCGCATCGTGATTTTGGGGGTGGCGTACAAGAAAAATATCGACGACCTGCGTGAATCGCCTGCTCTGGACATCATGAATCGACTGAGTGATAAAGGGGTTCAGCTTTCCTTTTCCGATCCATACATCCCCACCCTTGACATCGGGGAACGTTCTTTCACCGCAGTTGAGGCTACGCCTGACCTCCTGCAGATGGCCGATCTCGTGATCATCGTCACCGATCACGACCTGTTCAATTACGACATGATCGTGTCAAACGCACCCCTCATACTCGACACGAGAAATGCGCTCAAGGGAAAGAACGGGCCGAAGATCTGGAGAATCTAG